A window from Saccharomyces eubayanus strain FM1318 chromosome XIV, whole genome shotgun sequence encodes these proteins:
- the YPT53 gene encoding Rab family GTPase YPT53 gives MDKSIAGMPTLTIKVVLLGESAVGKSSIVLRFVSNDFAQSKEPTIGAAFLTKRIYRNDEAIKFEIWDTAGQERFAPLAPMYYRNAQAALVVFDITNEQSFHKAQNWVEQLHERVGNHIIIALVGNKTDLLGMQNLNMGVKKEMIEDFCQRENLSYFETSAKTGENIHEVFQAIGEKTPHPTQKARRNSDHDLTITDDQRIDLESTTVEGARETGGCSC, from the coding sequence ATGGATAAAAGTATAGCAGGCATGCCAACTTTGACAATTAAAGTGGTTTTACTTGGAGAATCTGCGGTCGGCAAATCATCAATAGTCCTCAGGTTTGTATCTAACGATTTTGCACAGAGTAAGGAACCTACCATTGGTGCCGCCTTTTTGACAAAGAGGATCTACCGGAACGATGAGGCCATAAAGTTTGAAATCTGGGATACGGCCGGCCAAGAGAGATTCGCCCCTTTGGCACCAATGTACTATAGGAACGCACAAGCTGCTTTGGTCGTCTTCGATATTACTAATGAACAATCTTTTCATAAAGCCCAAAACTGGGTTGAACAATTACACGAAAGGGTAGGAAAtcatattattattgcGTTGGTCGGCAACAAAACGGATTTGTTGGGTATGCAAAACTTAAACATGGgtgtaaaaaaagagatgatAGAAGATTTTTGTCAACGTGAGAACCTGTCATATTTCGAAACGAGTGCCAAGACTGGTGAAAATATACACGAAGTATTCCAAGCCATTGGAGAAAAGACTCCACATCCCACACAGAaggcaagaagaaattccGATCACGACCTGACCATTACTGATGATCAACGAATAGACCTCGAATCAACAACTGTGGAAGGTGCAAGGGAAACTGGGGGTTGCAGCTGTTAA
- a CDS encoding S-adenosylmethionine-dependent methyltransferase, with protein MDEYASEDQRENKAIASVIISFLKYEEYALREFHGLRVKKWESISDRQKSMIPNYTKYLADLKVAIKVNGKFFRSVAEWAMQSISIGPEEMVQPDDTDMNKTCSLLIQVYREWSTEAVSERRCLHSRLIPVLKALEPSQTNILIPGSGTGRLLVDLSRMGYNCEGNECSYHMLLVSQYLLNAGLTQGSTIIYPFLHSFSHWKGNEDQLTPVRIPDIEAGSSKRVMGPMSICAGSFVDCYGRNQGTKISSHYTFSQRMQMSRAKAENSKDIVITNFFIDTGPNILDYLDTIVHVLKPGGIWCNFGPLLYHFENDHGVETTYEVNPYSGFQDKVNDSTPLMGLELSGDAIIEIATKCLDFELMQRESGILSGYGRHVGLESCAMPGYMCHFWVLKWSPAGKV; from the coding sequence ATGGACGAGTACGCCAGTGAAGaccaaagagaaaacaaagctATAGCTAGCGTGATCATATCGTTCCTAAAGTATGAAGAATATGCCTTAAGAGAGTTTCACGGTTTAAGAGTAAAGAAATGGGAATCAATCTCGGATCGCCAGAAATCGATGATCCCAAACTACACGAAATATCTAGCAGATTTGAAAGTTGCAATAAAAGTGAATGGCAAGTTTTTCAGAAGCGTGGCTGAATGGGCCATGCAATCCATAAGCATTGGACCAGAAGAGATGGTACAGCCCGATGATACGGATATGAACAAGACCTGCTCTTTACTTATTCAGGTATATAGGGAATGGTCCACAGAGGCTGTCTCCGAACGTCGTTGTTTACACTCAAGGCTCATACCGGTTTTGAAAGCGTTGGAACCATCCCAAACTAATATTCTTATACCAGGTAGCGGGACAGGACGCCTTCTTGTGGACCTTAGTCGAATGGGGTATAATTGTGAGGGCAATGAATGTTCATATCACATGCTGCTTGTATCTCAATATCTTCTAAATGCAGGGCTAACCCAAGGATCAACTATCATCTATCCATTCTTGCATTCTTTTTCCCACTGGAAGGGCAACGAGGATCAATTGACTCCTGTCAGGATCCCTGATATCGAGGCGGGGTCTTCAAAGAGAGTTATGGGGCCTATGTCCATATGTGCTGGCTCGTTTGTCGATTGTTATGGTCGAAATCAGGGCACAAAGATTTCTTCTCACTATACATTTTCACAAAGGATGCAAATGAGCAGAGCAAAGGCAGAAAACTCGAAAGATATCGTAATAACAAACTTTTTTATAGACACAGGGCCCAATATCTTGGATTACCTGGATACAATAGTACACGTTCTAAAGCCCGGTGGAATCTGGTGCAATTTCGGCCCATTGTTGTACCATTTCGAAAATGACCATGGAGTCGAGACCACTTACGAAGTCAACCCGTACTCCGGGTTCCAGGACAAGGTCAATGATTCCACACCCTTGATGGGGTTAGAGTTGTCTGGCGACGCTATCATAGAGATCGCTACAAAATGTCTGGACTTCGAGCTAATGCAAAGAGAATCAGGAATTCTCAGCGGATATGGGCGCCACGTAGGTCTAGAAAGTTGCGCAATGCCCGGGTACATGTGTCATTTCTGGGTCTTGAAGTGGAGCCCTGCTGGCAAAGTGTGA
- the RHO2 gene encoding Rho family GTPase RHO2: protein MSEKAVRRKLVIIGDGACGKTSLLYVFTLGKFPEQYHPTVFENYVTDCRVDGIKVSLTLWDTAGQEEYERLRPFSYSKADIILIGFAVDNSESLINARTKWADEALRYCPDAPIVLVGLKKDLRQEAHIKENAVDEMVPAEDAKQVARAIGAKKYMECSALTGEGVDDVFEVATRTSLLMKKEPGTNCCIIL, encoded by the coding sequence ATGTCCGAAAAGGCCGTTAGAAGGAAGCTTGTTATTATTGGCGATGGTGCCTGTGGGAAAACGTCTTTACTATATGTATTTACGTTAGGAAAGTTCCCAGAACAATACCACCCGACAGTGTTTGAGAATTATGTTACCGACTGCAGGGTAGACGGAATAAAAGTGTCCTTAACTCTTTGGGATACAGCGGGGCAAGAAGAATATGAACGTCTTCGTCCATTTTCATACTCGAAAGCAGACATAATATTGATTGGGTTTGCCGTGGATAACTCTGAGTCCCTAATCAACGCAAGGACAAAATGGGCTGACGAGGCGTTACGATATTGCCCCGACGCGCCGATCGTTCTTGTGGGTTTGAAGAAGGATTTGAGGCAGGAGGCCcatatcaaagaaaatgctgtAGACGAAATGGTTCCCGCCGAAGATGCAAAACAAGTGGCGAGAGCCATTGGTGCCAAAAAATACATGGAGTGTAGTGCATTGACTGGGGAAGGTGTTGATGATGTCTTCGAAGTAGCTACGAGAACTAGTCTGTTAATGAAGAAGGAGCCAGGGACGAATTGTTGCATAATtttataa
- the NST1 gene encoding Nst1p gives MPPNSKNKRRKNKSKQHNKKTESLDPEQHINPTHLVPRMEPELYHTESEYPTSRVIKRAPNGDVIVEPINTDDDKKGHVATLTDDKDTMDSASSLAFTLDSHWESLSPEEKKAILRIEKGEVFNVIRNYQDDHSCSCSVCGRRHLAMDQEMERIYNTLYAMDKDKDPETNPVKFHLSIIKELQISKNQQQNDVHPAKGEVVNNFLSSSTVDSLKEEVLHFKQKQLSKQEPIHNEIVNSASLLEEDLDNVHISETPRAVSPSFDSMNDEELKQKYSNFTKTFISSHPKIAQEYVQKMMMYPNIRTLTDDLMNNNGQGFLNAIEDFVQDEQLSTPHTDDNISGDKSSYADLTDPKEFTTMLHSGKPLTTDEYADLQRNIAERMTNAYDTSSKQFKDVSQLEKELFTRFMFGTDKKYFRELIIQSFRNKFDGELGPSVMAATLSSCFSSQTKDNSLDTDSIYEDEEDDDYDYSEYAEDSEEISDYEGIDDKKRFSHFDDENSETHDVLHLNHDPGHKQQEHPHHHHNVSAHSEDEAVSEEEYISDVDLHHDPHQDYHHQDGIIDEDEDDLEEGDEDGEQDEEEDEEDAYDSGLDETDRLEEGRKLIQIAITKLLQSRIMASYHEKQADNNRLKLLQELEEEKRKKREKEEKKQKKREKEKEKKRLQQLAKEEEKRKREEEKERLQKELEEREMKRREAQRKKVEEAKRRKDEERKRRLEEQQRREEMQEKQRKQKEEQKRKREEEKKRVREEKRLEQEKLQNEKEEEERQRTLAENALRQKELSEEQMSSIVDPTNFFAESGVSNSATPQLLPSINRYQENNNRSINDEILKMVNSVAASKPVSPTGFNVHDLLRSSNDTQIVEIENMQSSQPAITNNLFGSTTIPNTVDFSTKSSSHVDNDYLMNSRAQHNNSMLMPNGSSSTKRLPDDFGLPSWNGLANPLSTNSTCNSSNIQATGLSPQPQQPSPQPSVPSFGLSNDGAHRKSFAEELNTLTSMLSSTGFVDTSLTSSGFPQSQRSVWNDQQSSFSGPTTAGNFNNSNIPGGMMLPPTMANVEPLPHRTSIWDSSPSSLLNKPDVTDRSIASAAQDSPAFMTSNIWSNNNHYSSPYLASNTLQPSGTPNGMDESHILDSIYNTYLSISPQDSLNQYVAVGTLYQSLLGLNLDYPAFINKLISMQAAYNCEFFTDGNGTITHVRFIRQSPVSHSKGLLSQLFNGMNDRTNTPFTSRPHTSTPTTFPIASSTSQTS, from the coding sequence ATGCCACCAAACTCTAAGAataagagaagaaagaataagTCCAAACAGCACAACAAAAAGACTGAGAGTTTGGACCCTGAACAACATATTAACCCTACTCATTTAGTCCCTCGAATGGAACCAGAGCTGTACCATACGGAATCCGAATATCCAACGTCAAGAGTAATAAAAAGGGCACCTAACGGTGATGTCATTGTAGAACCAATAAATACAGACGATGATAAGAAAGGACATGTGGCGACATTAACCGACGATAAAGACACTATGGACTCAGCCTCTTCTTTGGCTTTTACTCTGGATTCCCATTGGGAATCACTATCACcagaagagaagaaggCTATTTTACGAATTGAAAAGGGCGAAGTATTCAATGTGATAAGGAACTATCAGGATGATCACAGTTGCAGTTGCTCGGTTTGTGGGCGTCGCCACTTAGCTATGGACCAAGAAATGGAGCGTATTTACAATACCCTCTACGCGATGGATAAAGATAAAGACCCTGAAACTAACCCTGTCAAATTTCATCTAAGTATAATAAAAGAGCTacagatttcaaagaatcaacAACAGAATGATGTGCATCCTGCAAAGGGTGAAGTTGTAAATAACTTTCTTTCCTCGAGCACGGTTGACTCCTTAAAAGAGGAAGTACTGCATTTTAAGCAGAAACAATTATCCAAACAAGAACCAATACACAACGAAATAGTCAATAGTGCTTCACtccttgaagaagatttggacAATGTACATATCAGCGAGACACCAAGAGCCGTTTCCCCAAGTTTTGACTCTATGAACGATGAGGAACTGAAGCAAAAATACTCTAACTTCACAAAAACGTTTATATCGTCACACCCAAAAATAGCGCAAGAGTAcgttcaaaaaatgatgatgTATCCAAATATAAGAACATTAACTGATGATTTGATGAATAATAACGGACAAGGCTTCCTAAACgcaattgaagattttgtgCAAGACGAACAATTGTCAACCCCGCATACAGATGACAACATATCTGGCGATAAGTCGTCTTACGCGGATCTCACTGATCCAAAGGAGTTTACGACAATGTTACATAGTGGGAAACCACTAACAACTGATGAATATGCTGACCTTCAGCGCAATATTGCCGAAAGGATGACCAACGCATACGACACTTCGAGTAAGCAATTCAAAGATGTATCACAGTTGGAGAAGGAGCTATTCACGCGATTTATGTTTGGTACCGATAAGAAATACTTTAGGGAGTTAATAATTCAATCATTTAGAAATAAATTTGACGGAGAATTGGGCCCATCTGTCATGGCAGCCACTCTAAGTTCGTGCTTTTCATCTCAAACGAAAGATAATTCACTGGATACGGATTCCATAtacgaagatgaagaagatgatgattACGACTATTCAGAATATGCTGAAGATAGTGAAGAAATATCTGATTACGAAGGAATAGACGACAAAAAGAGATTTTCACACtttgatgacgaaaataGTGAAACACATGACGTACTGCATCTGAACCACGATCCCGGACataaacaacaagaacatcctcatcatcatcacaATGTTAGCGCCCACAGCGAGGACGAAGCAGTGAGTGAGGAGGAATACATTTCCGATGTCGATTTACATCATGACCCTCACCAAGACTACCATCACCAGGATGGCATAAtcgacgaagatgaagatgatttaGAGGAAGGTGACGAAGATGGAGAACaagatgaggaagaagacgaagaagatgcaTATGATAGTGGTCTTGACGAAACGGATCGTTTAGAAGAAGGTCGTAAATTAATACAGATCGCCATTACAAAATTATTACAAAGTAGGATAATGGCTTCATACCATGAGAAGCAAGCTGACAATAATAGGTTGAAACTACTGCAAGAActagaggaagaaaaaagaaagaaaagagaaaaagaggaaaagaagcagaaaaaaagagagaaagagaaagaaaagaagagattaCAACAATTGgcaaaagaggaagagaaaCGGAAAagagaggaagaaaaagagagacTGCAAAAGGAATTAGAAGAGCGTGAAATGAAAAGACGGGAGGcccaaaggaaaaaggtCGAGGAAGCTAAACGGAGAAAGGacgaagaaagaaaacggAGGTTAGAAGAGCAACAGCGTAGAGAAGAAATGCAAGAAAAACAGCGGAAacagaaagaagaacaaaagcGCAAGAGAgaagaggagaaaaaacgtgttagagaagaaaagagactggaacaagaaaaattacagaatgaaaaagaagaggaggaaagGCAAAGGACACTAGCTGAGAACGCGCTAAGACAAAAAGAGCTGAGTGAAGAACAAATGTCTTCAATAGTCGATCCTACTAACTTCTTCGCCGAGAGTGGGGTTTCTAATTCTGCCACACCACAATTACTTCCTAGCATTAATAGATACCAAGAGAACAATAATCGCAGCATCAATGACGAAATACTTAAAATGGTCAACAGCGTAGCGGCATCTAAACCAGTTTCACCAACAGGTTTCAATGTTCATGATTTGCTCCGCTCGTCCAATGATACCCAGATTGTAGAAATAGAAAACATGCAGTCATCTCAACCAGCCATCACAAACAACTTATTTGGGAGTACAACTATCCCAAATACTGTGGATTTCTCTACTAAATCTTCTTCGCATGTTGATAACGATTATTTGATGAACTCGCGGGCCCAACATAATAACAGTATGTTGATGCCCAATGGTTCATCTTCAACCAAAAGACTACCAGATGATTTTGGGTTACCATCCTGGAATGGCTTGGCAAATCCACTGTCTACAAACTCTACATGTAACTCATCGAATATCCAAGCAACAGGCCTGTCACCACAACCTCAACAGCCCAGCCCTCAACCAAGCGTACCATCATTTGGGTTATCTAATGATGGTGCTCATCGAAAATCATTTGCCGAGGAATTGAACACTTTGACTAGTATGCTCTCTTCCACTGGGTTCGTGGACACATCCCTTACATCATCGGGATTCCCACAATCACAGCGTTCAGTGTGGAACGACCAACAGAGCTCATTTTCGGGGCCTACAACGGCTGGAAACTTCAATAACAGCAACATACCAGGTGGAATGATGCTCCCACCCACGATGGCAAATGTTGAACCGCTCCCACACAGAACTTCTATTTGGGACAGCAGTCCTTCTTCTCTGCTAAACAAACCCGACGTCACTGATCGCAGTATCGCAAGTGCCGCTCAAGACAGCCCTGCGTTCATGACATCGAACATCTGGTCCAATAACAACCACTATAGCTCACCATACTTGGCTAGCAATACTCTCCAACCTTCGGGAACTCCGAATGGAATGGATGAAAGTCATATTTTAGATAGCATTTACAACACTTACTTGTCCATCTCTCCCCAGGACAGTTTAAACCAGTACGTAGCTGTTGGAACGCTATACCAAAGCTTATTGGGATTGAATCTGGATTATCCAGCGTTTATCAACAAGCTTATAAGCATGCAAGCTGCTTATAATTGcgaatttttcactgaTGGGAACGGAACCATTACTCATGTTCGATTTATTAGGCAGAGCCCCGTGAGTCACTCAAAAGGGTTACTAAGTCAATTATTTAATGGCATGAACGACCGCACCAATACGCCTTTCACATCAAGACCTCATACTTCGACACCCACCACTTTTCCAATAGCTTCTTCGACTTCGCAAACGAGTTAA
- the APP1 gene encoding phosphatidate phosphatase APP1 produces the protein MNGQDYDESSSSAAASTNPVSVDQRMGKKQRFMNLMRTTKDVYIPNLTSSISQKTMDGIRSTTNSFEGSNDMLPQLPYNTMISFYPTYTTTNLVGSDGVSAPRKDFETTVRCAVSYPGNPTSRRNRWLVSLCKQYLRTGTVEADIAAVVPARLEDDAEDLMDSQSSIDSSSSSKSGNTSPHTGTQEEDVLNERIQGFLARKVPNTPIVVDLLPKDSLRGDTASFFGTTDYYGNLLLKAETDFLPSKINITLDTPVAGRPDSISQSFPVNYVSPYGVGLISDIDDTIKHTGVTGDKRSMFRNVFIHDVKSWVIDGVPLWYKTLHDVADVDFFYVSNSPTQTFPILKSYIYTNYPPGPIFLKQYSGNFFSTIMTSSANRKIEPIMNILRDFPKKKFILVGDSGEHDLEAYTTTALQFPNQILAIYIRCCSNSMSDSPLHEQEVMREVNNIIELQQEPIQTPKSSLHTRRRPPPPPPPVPSSRKPSLTKEQTESIRLSRHNEVENTTNKAIPPPLPKRTLPNVEADDYCLPSSQNDYGMYGAFMDRKADEWKRRVMDSIQKLSNQDTTLMFFSDPAISLEDSIRRIREKYAS, from the coding sequence atgaatgGCCAAGACTACGATgaaagttcttcttctgcagCTGCTTCCACTAATCCTGTTTCAGTCGACCAACGGATGGGGAAGAAACAGCGATTTATGAATCTCATGAGGACTACGAAGGACGTTTACATTCCCAATCTAACGTCATCCATATCTCAGAAAACAATGGATGGTATTAGAAGCACTACGAATTCTTTTGAGGGCTCCAATGATATGTTGCCGCAGTTGCCGTACAACACCATGATATCATTTTACCCAACGTATACCACAACGAACTTAGTCGGCTCGGACGGCGTAAGTGCTCCAcgaaaagattttgaaactaCCGTTAGATGTGCTGTATCTTATCCAGGGAACCCCACGAGTAGGAGAAATAGATGGCTGGTTTCTCTCTGTAAGCAATATCTTAGGACAGGAACCGTGGAAGCCGATATTGCGGCCGTGGTTCCCGCACGCCTCGAAGACGATGCTGAAGACTTGATGGATTCTCAATCAAGTATAGATAGCTCGTCATCTTCGAAAAGTGGCAATACGTCTCCCCATACGGGCACCCAAGAGGAAGATGTTCTGAATGAGAGAATTCAAGGATTCTTGGCAAGGAAAGTTCCGAATACTCCGATAGTAGTTGATCTTTTGCCCAAAGATAGCCTTCGCGGTGATACAGCTTCGTTTTTTGGTACCACAGACTATTACGGTAACTTATTGCTTAAGGCAGAAACAGATTTCTTACCCTCGAAAATCAACATTACGTTGGATACCCCTGTGGCTGGCCGCCCAGATTCAATATCTCAGAGTTTTCCCGTCAATTATGTCTCACCCTATGGTGTTGGTTTAATCAGTGACATCGACGACACTATCAAGCATACAGGTGTTACGGGTGACAAGAGATCTATGTTTCGTAACGTGTTTATTCATGATGTGAAATCATGGGTAATAGACGGTGTTCCTCTTTGGTATAAGACTCTGCATGACGTTGCCGACGTGGACTTCTTTTATGTGTCCAATTCTCCCACTCAAACATTCcccattttgaaaagttatATTTACACAAACTATCCTCCAGGTCCAATCTTTTTGAAGCAGTATTCtggcaattttttttcaactatTATGACTTCGAGCGCaaatagaaaaattgagccaataatgaatatattgaGAGATTTtcccaaaaagaaattcattTTGGTAGGAGATTCTGGTGAGCATGATTTAGAAGCTTACACCACGACTGCGTTGCAATTTCCAAACCAGATTTTGGCTATTTACATAAGGTGTTGTTCTAATTCAATGAGTGATTCCCCGTTGCATGAACAAGAAGTAATGAGAGAAGTGAACAATATCATCGAGTTGCAACAAGAACCTATCCAAACACCGAAATCTTCTCTGCACACCAGAAGAAGACCGCCCCCTCCCCCTCCTCCTGTGCCTTCCAGTCGGAAGCCATCGCTAACAAAAGAGCAGACCGAAAGTATTAGATTATCACGTCAcaatgaagttgaaaataCAACCAACAAGGCTATACCCCCGCCACTACCGAAAAGAACTTTACCTAACGTAGAGGCAGACGATTACTGTTTACCATCTTCTCAAAACGATTACGGTATGTATGGTGCTTTTATGGACAGAAAAGCTGACgaatggaaaagaagagtaaTGGATTCAATTCAAAAGTTGAGCAATCAGGATACTACgttgatgtttttttctgatcCAGCAATTAGTTTAGAAGATAGCATCCGTAGAATTAGGGAGAAGTACGCAAGTTAA